The following are from one region of the Passer domesticus isolate bPasDom1 chromosome 13, bPasDom1.hap1, whole genome shotgun sequence genome:
- the LOC135280370 gene encoding basic proline-rich protein-like yields the protein MGPQAAARPTPARLGTAGAGVAGPPERCRRAAAHLRVPRAARRLPPERADGETRRPGPARPRRRSAASLLLPPPHARARRRRRHPAGARARPARPRSRGSAAAANQRARARAGLAPPPLPPPPPHEHPPLDGPPHPHLGRGSGEGALSAAPPRHGPARPGPACPAPRIPPPRTAASAPPPAPPPQAGGTGRDGTGRPRSASPAAAAPPHPTPGRPRACERQRQQNGVGRALRPGGAPGRRRSPCSARRRSRPRCPRAGGQRGGWRGSPPAPAGLGLPPAIVRRAPRAGPAPPPRSPAAHPRTGGPGRRPPRGCRAEPCRAVRALPSLARRGAAPGARGLAVLAGLRRSRTAALPPALPPPSGAHRPRARPFRRDGLPPPPPATGPRRAAAPSLPPLRAGVSAASRTGPGAAPRRRRTGTAGQARGGGQPGQRGDVAPGRCCPGRAGGRAALPPPGVPPRGSPRRCPGGPAPPARRCPLFPPLPLHVPAVREPPAVLAPRSPRRAGPRSSRSAHPGGERPLPGPRCPAGAAFPR from the exons ATGGG GCCCCAGGCCGCGGCCCGGCCAaccccggctcggctcggcacgGCCGGCGCCGGGGTCGCTGGCCCTCCTGAGCGCTGCCGCAGGGCCGCCGCTCACCTGCGGGTGCCGCGGGCGGCTCGGCGCCTGCCCCCGGAGCGGGCGGATGGGGAGACGCGCCGACCCGGCCCGGCCaggccccgccgccgctccgccgcctccctcctcctccctcccccgcATGCGCGCGCCCgacgccgccgccgccatcccGCGGGGGcgcgcgcccgccccgcgcgccCCCGCTCCCGGGGCTCGGCGGCCGCGGCCAATCAGCGCGCGCGCGCCCGCGCGGGCCTGGCCCCCCCTCCCCTTCCACCCCCCCCCCCGCACGAGCACCCCCCCCTCGACGggcccccccacccccacctcGGGAGGGGGAGTGGGGAGGGGGCGCTCAGTGCTGCCCccccccggcacggcccggcccggcccggcccggcctgccccgctccccgcaTCCCCCCACCCCGCACCGCGGCCTCGGCGCCGCCGCCCGCACCTCCACCGCAGGCAGGGGGCACCGGGAGGGACGGGACGGGGCGGCCCCGCAGTGCCTcccccgccgccgctgctcccccCCACCCCACGCCGGGCAGGCCGCGGGCCTGCGAACGGCAGCGCCAACAAAATGGAGTCGGCCGGGCCCTGCGCCCCGGCGGGGCACCCGGGCGGCGCCGGTCCCCGTGCAGCGCTCggcgccgctcccggccccggtGCCCGCGGGCGGGCGGTCAGAGGGGCGGGTGGCGCGGGtcgccgcccgcccccgccgggCTCGGGTTACCCCCTGCCATTGTCCGCCGCGCCCCGCGGGCCGGCCCGGcgcccccgccgcgctcccCCGCCGCCCACCCGCGCACCGGCGGGCCGGGCCGTCGCCCTCCGCGGGGCTGCCGTGCAGAGCCGTGCAGAGCCGTGCGAGCCTTGCCGAGCCTCGCCCGCCGGGGAGCGGCGCCGGGTGCCCGCGGCCTGGCTGTCCTCGCCGGGCTCCGCCGCTCCCGGACAGCCGCGCTCCCACCCGCCCTCCCGCCGCCGAGCGGCGCGcaccggccccgcgcccgcccgtTCCGCCGGGACGGGCTGCCACCGCCGCCCCCCGCAACCGGcccgcggcgggcggcggctccGTCGCTACCTCCGCTGCGGGCCGGGGTCTCCGCCGCCAGCCGCACGGGTCCgggcgccgcgccgcgccgccgccgcaccGGCACGGCTGGGCAGGCTCGGGGCGGGGGGCAGCCGGGGCAGCGCGGGGATGTGGCACCGGGGCGGTGCTGCCCGGGCCGCGCGGGGGGCAGGGCCGCGCTGCCGCCCCCCGGGGTGCCGCCGCGGGGCTCgccgcggcgctgcccgggcggacccgctccccccgcccgccgctgccCTTTGTTTCCCCCCCTCCCTCTCCACGTCCCGGCCGTGCGGGAGCCCCCGGCCGTGCTGGCGCCGCGCTccccccgccgggccgggccccggaGCAGCCGCTCCGCACACCCAGGCGGGGAGCGCCCGCTGCCCGGGCCTCGGTGCCCCGCAGGCGCAGCGTTTCCCCGCTGA
- the FGFR4 gene encoding fibroblast growth factor receptor 4, with translation MRPLLQVVAGLLLAAAARGRAMEPELFERPLLESEDEHLLLDPGNTLKLYCDANQSGASVVWYKESRPLVSGGRIHLRQSLLEISEVSYEDSGLYVCRARGTGEVLRNFTISVVDSLASGDDDEDSDGDSPHRDRNEESVYVHRAPYWTHPHRMDKKLYAVPAGNTVKFRCPASGSPSPSIRWFKNGREFRGEHRIGGIRLRHQHWSLVMESVVPSDRGNYTCLVENRFGSIRYSYLLDVLERSPHRPILQAGLPANTTALVGSDVEFFCKVYSDAQPHIQWLKHIEVNGSNYGPDGVPYVQVLKTADINSSEVEVLYLRNVSMEDAGEYTCLAGNSIGLSYQSAWLTVLPEEELVREAEAPETKYTDIIIYTSGSLAVAMAIIIVVLCRMQTQSSKQHLEPMAVHKLSKFPLIRQFSLDSSSSGKSSTSLMRVTRLSSSCAPMLAGVMELDLPLDAKWEFPRDKLVLGKPLGEGCFGQVVRAEAYGIDRDRPDRAVTVAVKMLKDNATDKDLADLISEMEMMKLMDKHKNIINLLGVCTQDGPLYVIVEFAAKGNLREYLRARRPPTPDYAFDVMAMPEEQLSFKDLVSCVYQVARGMEYLESKRCIHRDLAARNVLVTAESVMKIADFGLARDVHDIDYYKKTSNGRLPVKWMAPEALFDRVYTHQSDVWSFGILMWEIFTLGGSPYPGIPVEELFKLLKEGHRMDRPSNCTHELYMLMRECWHAVPSQRPTFKQLVEGLDKILAAVSEEYLDLSMPFEQYSPSCEDTASSCSSDDSVFTHDPLPLAPHLFSYPSVRT, from the exons ATGCGGCCCCTCTTGCAGGTCGTggcggggctgctgctggcggcGGCTGCCCGGGGCAGGGCGATGGAGCCAG AGCTATTTGAGAGACCCTTGCTGGAGTCAGAAGACGAACATCTCCTACTGGACCCAGGCAACACATTGAAGCTGTACTGTGACGCCAACCAGAGTGGTGCCAGTGTGGTCTGGTACAAGGAGTCCCGGCCACTCGTCTCGGGGGGTCGCATCCATCTCCGTCAGAGCCTGCTGGAGATCTCAGAGGTCTCCTACGAGGACTCGGGGCTCTACGTGTGCCGGGCACGGGGAACTGGAGAGGTCCTGCGCAACTTCACCATCTCTGTCGTCG ACTCCCTGGCGTCaggtgatgatgatgaagatagTGATGGGGACAGTCCCCACAGAGACCGAAATGAGGAGTCAGTCTATGTGCACAGAG CTCCTTACTGGACTCACCCACACCGGATGGACAAGAAGCTGTATGCAGTCCCTGCGGGGAACACGGTGAAGTTCCGCTGCCCGGcctcaggcagccccagccccagcatccGCTGGTTCAAGAACGGGCGCGAGTTCCGAGGGGAGCACCGCATCGGGGGCATCCGG ctccggcaccagcactggagCCTGGTGATGGAGAGCGTGGTGCCCTCTGACCGTGGCAACTACACTTGCCTGGTGGAAAACAGGTTTGGCAGCATCCGCTACAGCTACCTCCTGGACGTGCTGG agagGTCCCCGCACAGGCCCATCTTGCAGGCTGGGCTGCCCGCCAACACCACAGCCCTGGTGGGCAGCGATGTGGAGTTCTTCTGCAAGGTCTACAGTGATGCCCAGCCCCACATCCAGTGGCTGAAGCACATTGAAGTGAATGGCAGCAACTACGGCCCCGACGGGGTTCCCTATGTGCAAGTGCTCAAG ACTGCAGATATCAACAGCTCTGAGGTGGAGGTGCTGTACCTGCGCAATGTGTCCATGGAGGATGCTGGCGAGTACACCTGCCTGGCAGGGAACTCTATTGGCCTCTCCTACCAGTCTGCCTGGCTCACCGTCCTGCCAG AAGAGGAGCTGGTGCGGGAAGCTGAGGCCCCAGAGACCAAGTACACAGACATCATCATCTACACCTCGGGCTCACTGGCCGTGGCCATGGCCATTATTATCGTGGTGCTGTGCCGGATGCAGACTCAGTCGAgcaagcagcacctggagcctATGGCAGTCCACAAACTCTCCAAATTCCCACTCATCCGACAG TTCTCCCTGGATTCCAGCTCCTCCGGGAAGTCCAGCACATCCCTGATGCGGGTCACCCGTCTCtcctccagctgtgccccaaTGCTGGCTGGTGTCATGGAGCTGGACCTGCCCCTTGACGCCAAGTGGGAGTTCCCCCGGGACAA gctggtgctggggaAGCCCCTGGGGGAAGGCTGCTTTGGCCAGGTGGTGCGGGCAGAGGCTTACGGCATAGACAGAGACCGGCCAGACAGAGCCGTCACCGTGGCTGTCAAAATGCTGAAAG ACAACGCCACCGACAAGGACCTGGCTGACCTCATATCCGAGATGGAGATGATGAAGCTCATGGACAAACACAAGAACATAATCAACCTCCTGGGAGTCTGCACACAGGATG GACCACTGTACGTGATTGTGGAGTTTGCTGCAAAGGGCAACCTGCGCGAGTACCTCCGTGCCCGCCGCCCCCCGACACCTGACTACGCTTTTGATGTCATGGCAAtgcctgaggagcagctctcTTTCAAGGATCTGGTCTCCTGCGTCTACCAAGTGGCCCGTGGCATGGAGTACCTGGAGTCCAAACGG TGCatccaccgggacctggctgcCCGCAACGTGCTGGTGACAGCCGAGAGCGTGATGAAAATCGCTGACTTCGGCCTGGCCAGGGACGTTCACGACATCGACTACTACAAGAAAACCAGCAAC GGTCGCCTGCCAGTGAAGTGGATGGCCCCTGAAGCCCTGTTTGACCGTGTCTACACCCACCAGAGCGATGT GTGGTCCTTTGGGATCCTGATGTGGGAGATCTTCACGCTGGGGGGTTCCCCATACCCTGGCATCCCTGTGGAGGAGCTGTTCAAGCTGCTGAAGGAGGGGCACCGCATGGACCGGCCATCCAACTGCACCCACGAGCT GTACATGCTGATGAGGGAGTGCTGGCATGCTGTGCCCTCCCAGCGCCCCACCTTCAAGCAGCTCGTGGAGGGGCTGGACAAGATCCTGGCAGCTGTTTCAGAGGAG TACCTGGACCTCTCCATGCCCTTCGAGCAGTACTCGCCCTCCTGCGAGgacactgccagctcctgctcctctgatGACTCCGTCTTCACCCACGACCCACTGCCGCTGGCTCCTCACCTCTTCTCCTACCCCAGCGTGAGGACTTaa
- the ZNF346 gene encoding zinc finger protein 346, with protein MADGAGSNGDAAGPLVGKEAVERLIRENGHIFTEAQCKVCSALLISESQRLAHYQSKKHANKVRRYLSIHGGEEAAHGKKMKLEVKQDSKQEGSNGEDRNKCCPICNMTFSSPAVATSHYLGKTHAKNMKQQAPKAEETVPPQKHPAALPTSTASSKEDNKDITDPDKFCSLCHATFNNPLMAKQHYVGKKHRKQETKHKLMAHYGRTPDAPASSFMAGKGYPCSTCNIVLNSIEQYQAHISGFKHKNQMPGAVPVVGPFPPQQYVREESTGPGGYSYFSQDL; from the exons atGGCGGACGGGGCCGGTAGCAACGGGGACGCTGCGGGGCCGCTGGTGGGCAAAGAGGCGG TGGAGCGGCTGATCCGGGAGAACGGACACATCTTCACCGAGGCGCAGTGCAAGGTGTGCAGCGCCCTGCTCATCTCCGAGTCTCAGCGGCTGGCTCACTACCAG agcaagaaACACGCCAACAAGGTGAGACGGTACCTGTCCATCCACGGCGGGGAGGAGGCTGCCCACGGGAAGAAGATGAAGCTGGAGGTGAAGCAG GACAGCAAGCAGGAAGGCAGCAATGGGGAGGACAGGAACAAGTGTTGTCCCATCTGCAACATGACCTTCTCCTCTCCGGCCGTGGCAACATCTCACTACTTGGGCAAGACTCATGCCAAGAACATGAAGCAGCAGGCCCCCAAAGCAGAAG aaacggtgcccccacagaaacaccctgctgccctccccacCTCTACTGCATCTTCTAAGGAAGACAACAAGGACATTACTGACCCGGACAAGTTCTGTAGCCTCTGCCATGCCACTTTCAACAACCCCCTTATGGCAAAACAGCACTATGTAGGCAAGAAGCACAGAAAGCAGGAGACCAAACACAAGCTGATGGCACACTACGGGCGAACCCCTGATGCACCAGCATCATCCTTCATGG CTGGGAAGGGCTACCCCTGCAGCACATGTAACATAGTGCTGAACTCCATAGAGCAGTACCAGGCTCACATCAGTGGCTTCAAACACAAGAATCA GATGCCAGGAGCAGTGCCGGTTGTGGGACCGTTCCCGCCACAACAGTATGTCCGGGAAGAGTCAACTGGCCCAGGAGGCTACAGTTACTTCAGCCAAGACCTCTAG